One window of the Terriglobia bacterium genome contains the following:
- a CDS encoding DUF2085 domain-containing protein: protein MLSVALLIGSTLWCLAILATPFAGMPWLYEFFSRICHQDPSRSWFLHGNPLPVCIRCASIYFAFTLSLWIGLKPNVRRLRAAVALMAAEFIIARLFLDAALLRSLSGLLVGLAAAPFVKQGVEELADAV from the coding sequence ATGTTGTCTGTTGCGCTGCTCATCGGCTCCACGCTCTGGTGCCTGGCGATTCTGGCGACTCCGTTTGCCGGAATGCCCTGGCTGTACGAGTTCTTTTCGAGGATCTGCCATCAGGATCCGTCGCGGTCGTGGTTTCTCCACGGGAATCCGCTTCCGGTTTGTATCCGGTGCGCGTCGATCTATTTCGCTTTCACGCTTTCGCTGTGGATCGGACTGAAGCCGAACGTCCGCCGGCTTCGCGCGGCCGTGGCGTTGATGGCCGCGGAATTCATCATCGCGCGCCTGTTTCTGGATGCCGCGTTGCTACGGTCGCTTTCCGGCCTCCTAGTGGGACTTGCAGCTGCGCCTTTCGTCAAGCAGGGCGTCGAGGAGCTTGCCGATGCGGTGTAG
- the serS gene encoding serine--tRNA ligase, producing the protein MLDMTFLRDNLENARERLSQRGFSLDVETFQRLDGKRKSIIHEVERLRQHRNTASEEIARELKEKVDVTAKRNEMKAVSQQIKELEEALRVVEEELFNFAAIIPNVAAPEVPVGAGEDQNVEVRRVGAPPSFDFQPKAHWDLCPALGILDLERATKIAGSRFPLLAGSGARMERALINFMLEIHTREHGYTEVVPPFMVNSKSLFGTSQLPKFEEDLFKLRDTDYYLVPTAEVPVTNIYRDDIIDEARLPVKFTAYTPCFRSEAGSYGKDVRGIFRQHQFNKVELVKFTRPEDSNAELESLVLNAEEILKRLGLAYRVVIHSTGDMSFAASKSYDIEVWLPGQNAYREISSCSNFDDFQARRANIKYRPGGGGKVRFVHTLNGSGLAVGRTWIAIVENYQQKDGTVVIPEALRPFMNGQSVIKPETVI; encoded by the coding sequence ATGCTCGATATGACCTTTTTGCGCGATAACCTCGAAAACGCCCGCGAACGCCTTTCCCAAAGGGGATTTTCGTTGGACGTAGAGACGTTTCAGCGCCTGGATGGTAAGCGAAAAAGTATCATTCACGAGGTCGAGCGGCTCCGGCAGCACCGGAACACGGCCTCCGAGGAGATTGCCAGAGAGCTGAAAGAGAAGGTCGATGTAACGGCTAAACGCAATGAAATGAAGGCCGTATCTCAGCAGATCAAGGAGCTGGAAGAGGCCCTCCGGGTGGTCGAGGAGGAGCTTTTCAATTTCGCCGCCATCATCCCCAATGTGGCCGCCCCGGAAGTCCCCGTCGGCGCCGGCGAGGATCAGAACGTCGAAGTGCGGCGGGTGGGCGCCCCGCCATCCTTTGATTTTCAGCCGAAAGCCCACTGGGATCTTTGCCCTGCCCTCGGGATACTCGATCTTGAGCGCGCCACCAAGATCGCCGGGTCCCGCTTCCCACTCCTTGCCGGCTCGGGCGCAAGAATGGAACGGGCGCTGATCAACTTCATGCTGGAGATTCACACCCGGGAGCACGGATACACCGAGGTGGTACCGCCGTTCATGGTCAATTCGAAGAGCCTTTTCGGCACCAGCCAGCTCCCGAAGTTCGAGGAAGACCTTTTCAAGCTTCGCGACACCGACTATTACCTGGTCCCGACGGCCGAGGTTCCCGTCACCAACATTTATCGCGACGACATCATTGACGAGGCCCGGTTGCCCGTGAAGTTCACGGCTTACACGCCATGCTTCCGGAGTGAAGCCGGCTCCTACGGAAAAGATGTCCGCGGCATTTTCCGCCAGCATCAGTTCAATAAGGTCGAGCTGGTGAAATTCACGCGGCCGGAAGATTCCAACGCGGAACTGGAATCCCTGGTCCTTAATGCCGAGGAAATCCTGAAGCGGCTCGGGCTGGCTTATCGGGTCGTCATTCACTCCACAGGCGACATGAGCTTTGCCGCGTCCAAAAGCTACGATATCGAAGTGTGGCTTCCGGGGCAGAATGCTTATCGTGAAATATCGTCCTGCAGCAACTTCGATGACTTCCAGGCGCGCCGCGCTAACATCAAATACCGGCCGGGCGGCGGCGGCAAAGTCCGCTTCGTTCACACGCTCAACGGCTCCGGACTGGCTGTCGGGCGGACCTGGATCGCCATCGTGGAAAATTATCAGCAAAAGGATGGAACCGTCGTTATTCCGGAGGCGCTGCGTCCTTTCATGAATGGGCAGAGTGTGATCAAGCCCGAGACCGTGATTTAA